The Clostridium septicum genome contains a region encoding:
- a CDS encoding sensor histidine kinase: MRILKSNKWYIQMLLIFLFNIFCIMDPASANNIEVNKSIDNKNKNDFNVLVINSYNPYSEWESYVFQGIKNKLDNDTNIKINLEYIDSRKRCDKEYLDEFSDLLKLKYSNKKIDAVLSIDDEAFDLARSNLFNSESIFYKTPIIFTGVNQNLNFTNEELNYITGVIEIENNLQLINMILSIHTNVNELNIILDNATYSNVIKENIKGITDYFNRSVKINYIQSTYIEDILEGLENNNGPNSANIIIGDYKSKDGDDIYPLSETIRLIKDVTKTPIYTKAQPYVFTGIVGGIVDWGQDHGNVLAEILIRLSEGEKVSNLKLIFDSLEKVVFDYKSLYEYNINPLTLPENSVFINKGPFDLLLPKSVKIILLLALISLFIFVLLIVIKMISHKRESAKNKKLYLTAQEEERLKTEFISTVSHELRTPINIILNTSKLLNLKIENSNIDKEYLKDKLNYIDQNSQRLLRLVNNILDLTKIQSGFMEAHFEMKNIVEVVENTVLSIVDFAKSHNIEVLFDTEEEEIITAVDEEKLERVLLNLLSNSIKFTSANGNIMVMLRKDIENVIIDIKDTGIGIEEEDLPYIFDKFKQVDSSLTRFNEGSGLGLSIVKGLVTIQNGTIDVFSKKNIGTVFTLTFPITEVTQNKPKYAITSSDLQETVKLELSDIKDKENY; this comes from the coding sequence ATGAGAATTTTAAAATCTAATAAATGGTATATACAGATGCTTTTAATATTTCTATTTAATATTTTTTGCATTATGGATCCTGCAAGTGCAAATAATATTGAGGTAAATAAATCTATAGATAATAAGAATAAAAACGATTTTAATGTATTGGTTATTAATTCATATAATCCATACAGTGAATGGGAAAGTTATGTATTTCAGGGTATTAAAAACAAGTTAGATAATGATACAAACATTAAAATTAATCTTGAATATATAGATTCAAGAAAAAGATGTGATAAAGAATATTTAGACGAATTTTCAGATCTACTTAAATTAAAATATTCAAATAAAAAAATAGATGCTGTTTTATCTATAGATGATGAAGCCTTTGATTTGGCTAGAAGTAATCTTTTTAATAGTGAAAGTATATTTTATAAAACTCCTATTATTTTTACAGGAGTAAATCAAAACCTTAATTTTACTAATGAAGAATTAAATTATATAACTGGTGTTATAGAAATTGAAAATAATCTTCAACTTATTAATATGATCTTAAGTATACATACTAATGTAAATGAATTAAATATAATCCTTGATAATGCTACATATTCAAATGTAATAAAAGAAAATATAAAAGGAATAACAGATTATTTTAATAGATCTGTAAAAATAAACTATATTCAAAGTACTTATATAGAAGATATTTTAGAAGGATTGGAAAATAACAATGGTCCAAATTCTGCTAATATAATTATTGGAGATTATAAATCTAAAGATGGAGATGATATTTATCCATTATCAGAAACTATAAGGTTAATTAAAGATGTAACTAAGACCCCTATTTATACAAAAGCTCAACCTTATGTCTTTACTGGTATTGTTGGAGGTATTGTTGATTGGGGTCAAGATCACGGAAATGTCCTTGCTGAAATACTTATAAGGTTATCTGAAGGTGAAAAGGTATCTAATTTAAAGCTTATTTTTGATTCTTTAGAAAAAGTAGTTTTTGATTATAAATCACTATATGAATATAACATTAATCCATTAACTTTACCTGAAAATAGTGTATTTATAAATAAAGGACCTTTTGATTTATTACTTCCTAAGTCTGTTAAAATCATCTTATTGCTTGCTTTAATTTCTTTGTTTATTTTTGTTTTATTAATAGTTATTAAAATGATTTCTCATAAAAGAGAATCAGCTAAAAATAAAAAATTATATTTAACTGCACAAGAAGAAGAAAGGCTCAAAACAGAATTTATATCTACAGTTTCTCACGAGCTTAGAACTCCAATTAATATAATTTTAAATACATCTAAACTTTTAAATTTAAAAATTGAAAATTCTAATATAGATAAAGAATACTTAAAAGATAAACTAAATTATATAGACCAAAATTCTCAAAGACTTTTAAGGCTTGTAAATAATATATTAGATCTTACTAAAATTCAAAGTGGCTTTATGGAAGCTCATTTTGAAATGAAAAATATAGTTGAGGTAGTAGAGAATACTGTACTTTCTATTGTTGATTTTGCTAAGTCTCATAATATAGAAGTACTTTTTGATACAGAAGAAGAGGAAATTATTACTGCTGTAGATGAAGAAAAATTAGAGAGAGTATTACTTAATTTACTTTCTAATTCTATAAAATTTACATCTGCAAATGGTAATATAATGGTTATGCTAAGAAAAGATATTGAAAATGTTATTATAGATATTAAAGACACTGGAATAGGAATTGAAGAAGAAGATCTACCTTATATATTTGATAAATTTAAACAAGTAGATTCATCCTTAACTCGATTTAATGAAGGAAGTGGTTTAGGACTTTCTATAGTTAAAGGACTAGTAACTATTCAAAATGGAACTATAGATGTTTTTAGTAAAAAGAATATAGGTACTGTTTTCACTTTAACCTTTCCTATAACTGAAGTAACTCAAAATAAACCCAAATATGCTATTACATCTTCAGACTTACAAGAAACTGTAAAGCTTGAATTATCAGATATAAAAGATAAAGAAAATTATTAA
- a CDS encoding YgiQ family radical SAM protein, with translation MIENKFLPISRQDMEDRGWEQCDFIIVTGDAYIDHHSFGTAIISRVLENAGYKVGIIPQPDWHSLEDFKKLGKPRLGFLVNAGNMDSMVNHYTVSKRLREKDLYSPGGKMGLRPDRATIVYCNKIREAYKNVNIMIGGIEASLRRFAHYDYWGNNIRNSILIDTGADLLIYGMSEKQVVEVANALNDGFEAKYVRHVNGTCYTIESLDEVYGDYIMLPSKEEVTADKKKYAEAFKIQYQEQDPVRGKQLIQKHGNRYVVVNKPEMPLTREELDEVYGLPYAKNYHPIYEKDGGIAAIEEVKFSIVSSRGCFGNCSFCAITFHQGRAVQSRSEKSILEEAVEITNLKDFKGYIHDVGGPTANFRKPACKTQLTLGACKHKQCLTPKPCKNMIVDHSEYLHLLRKIRKLPKVKKAFVRSGLRYDYIMADKNDTFFKELVEHHVSGQLKVAPEHVSPRVLKYMGKPAGDTYDRFSEKFFKINKQLGKEQYLIPYLMSSHPGSGLREAIELAEYLRDIKYQPEQVQDFYPTPGTLSTTMFYTGLDPLTMEEVYIPKTKEEKAMQRALLQFKNPKNYNLVYDALMKAGREDLIGNGPKCLIKSKADRYIASLKKSQGSGYQGKNKNKSKSNDKNKGKMSKEQSRGKAGNREKISDRDFKGKAKSTRIADGRKGTAKKSRGPAKSRLKK, from the coding sequence ATGATAGAAAATAAATTTTTGCCAATAAGTAGGCAAGATATGGAAGATAGAGGATGGGAACAGTGTGATTTTATTATAGTTACAGGGGATGCTTATATAGACCATCATAGTTTTGGAACAGCAATTATTTCAAGAGTTTTAGAAAATGCAGGATATAAAGTTGGTATAATTCCTCAACCAGATTGGCACAGTCTTGAGGATTTTAAAAAGCTTGGAAAGCCTAGACTTGGTTTTTTAGTTAATGCAGGAAATATGGATTCAATGGTTAACCATTATACTGTAAGTAAAAGATTAAGAGAAAAGGACTTATATTCTCCAGGTGGAAAAATGGGATTAAGACCAGATAGAGCTACAATTGTTTATTGTAATAAAATAAGAGAAGCATATAAAAATGTAAATATAATGATTGGTGGTATAGAGGCAAGTCTTAGAAGATTTGCTCATTATGATTATTGGGGTAATAACATAAGAAATTCAATTCTTATAGATACAGGTGCTGATTTACTTATTTATGGTATGAGTGAAAAGCAAGTTGTTGAAGTAGCAAATGCTTTAAATGATGGCTTTGAAGCTAAATATGTAAGACATGTAAATGGAACTTGTTATACTATAGAATCTTTAGATGAGGTTTACGGAGATTATATAATGTTACCATCTAAAGAAGAAGTAACAGCAGATAAGAAAAAATATGCAGAAGCATTTAAAATTCAATATCAAGAGCAAGATCCAGTAAGAGGAAAACAGCTTATACAAAAGCATGGAAATAGATATGTTGTTGTAAATAAACCTGAAATGCCTTTAACAAGAGAAGAATTAGATGAAGTTTATGGACTTCCATATGCGAAAAATTATCATCCAATATATGAAAAGGATGGCGGAATTGCAGCTATAGAAGAAGTTAAGTTTAGTATAGTAAGTTCAAGGGGATGTTTTGGTAACTGTTCATTTTGTGCAATAACTTTCCATCAAGGAAGAGCTGTTCAAAGTAGAAGTGAAAAATCCATATTAGAAGAAGCAGTAGAAATAACTAATCTTAAAGATTTTAAGGGGTATATTCATGATGTAGGAGGTCCTACAGCAAACTTTAGAAAACCAGCTTGTAAAACACAACTTACACTAGGAGCTTGTAAGCATAAACAATGTTTAACACCAAAGCCTTGTAAGAATATGATAGTAGATCATTCAGAGTATTTACATTTACTTAGAAAAATAAGAAAGCTGCCTAAGGTTAAAAAGGCATTTGTACGTTCAGGGTTAAGATATGACTACATAATGGCAGATAAAAATGATACTTTCTTTAAAGAATTAGTGGAGCATCATGTAAGTGGACAATTAAAAGTTGCTCCAGAACATGTATCTCCAAGAGTATTAAAATATATGGGTAAACCAGCTGGTGATACTTATGATAGATTTAGTGAAAAATTCTTTAAAATAAATAAGCAATTAGGAAAAGAGCAATACTTAATACCTTATTTAATGTCAAGTCATCCAGGTAGTGGATTAAGAGAAGCAATAGAACTTGCAGAATATTTAAGAGATATAAAGTATCAACCAGAGCAAGTTCAAGATTTTTATCCAACTCCAGGAACACTATCAACAACAATGTTTTATACAGGACTTGATCCATTAACTATGGAAGAAGTATATATTCCAAAAACTAAAGAAGAAAAAGCTATGCAAAGAGCACTTCTTCAATTTAAGAATCCTAAAAACTATAATTTAGTTTATGATGCTTTAATGAAAGCAGGAAGAGAAGATTTAATAGGAAATGGACCTAAGTGCTTAATAAAATCAAAAGCAGATAGATATATTGCAAGTTTAAAGAAATCACAAGGCTCAGGATATCAAGGTAAAAACAAAAATAAATCTAAAAGTAATGATAAAAACAAAGGAAAGATGTCTAAAGAGCAATCAAGAGGTAAAGCTGGAAATAGAGAAAAAATTTCAGATAGAGACTTTAAAGGAAAAGCAAAATCTACAAGGATAGCAGATGGAAGAAAAGGCACAGCTAAAAAGAGTAGAGGCCCTGCTAAAAGTAGATTAAAAAAATAA
- a CDS encoding discoidin domain-containing protein yields MGNGYNFFVDGEKVSVMDWNNRSLADVMPAYRWIIENEGNNKLNLSIDFSTAYYGGNSIKFNGKLEGNKTSTIKLYSAELKLEKGVDFKTSAKSNKEVNLDLVLEFEDGTVETIKADKVIGEDWTTISYNVSKFADKVVRTISYKISSSEDISNLTLNLGNKTIEKAPHDITIDLRDVKTVSEVRIAHAEAGGEGPDMNIKEYIIETSLDGENFEEAVKVTKNVLGNTIHAFKATEARYVRFTAVKPTQGSDSATRIYEIEVRGLDSKL; encoded by the coding sequence ATGGGTAATGGGTATAACTTCTTTGTTGATGGTGAAAAAGTATCAGTTATGGATTGGAACAATAGAAGTCTTGCAGACGTAATGCCAGCTTATAGATGGATAATTGAGAATGAAGGAAACAATAAATTAAATCTATCTATAGACTTTTCAACAGCTTATTATGGAGGAAATTCTATAAAGTTTAATGGTAAATTAGAAGGTAATAAAACATCTACTATAAAGTTATATAGTGCAGAATTAAAATTAGAAAAAGGAGTTGACTTTAAAACTTCAGCAAAGTCAAACAAAGAAGTTAATTTAGATTTAGTTTTAGAATTTGAAGATGGAACAGTTGAAACAATTAAAGCAGATAAAGTAATTGGGGAAGATTGGACAACTATAAGTTATAATGTTTCTAAATTTGCAGATAAAGTAGTTAGAACAATATCTTATAAAATTTCTTCTTCAGAAGATATTAGTAACTTAACATTAAACTTAGGAAATAAAACAATAGAAAAAGCTCCACATGACATAACAATAGATCTTAGAGATGTTAAAACTGTCAGTGAAGTTCGTATAGCTCATGCTGAAGCAGGTGGAGAAGGTCCTGACATGAATATTAAAGAGTATATAATAGAAACAAGTTTAGATGGAGAAAATTTTGAAGAAGCTGTTAAAGTAACTAAAAATGTATTAGGAAATACTATTCATGCATTTAAAGCAACTGAAGCTAGATATGTAAGATTTACAGCAGTAAAACCTACTCAAGGCTCAGATTCAGCAACAAGAATTTATGAAATTGAAGTTCGTGGATTAGACTCAAAACTTTAA
- a CDS encoding molybdopterin-dependent oxidoreductase, translating to MKKLSHGCTLDCADACKFNIYVKDNKIEKIEGDKEHPYTKGFICKKGIAHLNRLTHKDRIKTPLLKIDGEWKEISFEEAIGIMEEMLSYYKNKYSSKSIFYYEQYGSGSILKSIGEVFFNFYGGVTKSKGGPCWSAGIKAQERDFGYVKSHSLEDMINSKNIFVWGKNPAYTTIHTMQMIKKAQKNGSKIIVIDPIYTATAKMADKYIRINPGTDEDLALAIGKIIIEDNIYDKDFVNLYVKDFNNYKSYVKSLDINKLCNKCGVSIDEARELAYLYNSKYSTILLGYGIQKYKNGGSTIRFIDALGAITGQIGFSGGGVNYANKVYPDVLNGDPYNSSDYGKDRLFYVSDISKFINEAINGETYYKDNIYVKDIKTENLKNIYKLDIPIKMAIITKSNMLNQLPDLNNLKNAFSKIEFKVCFDMFMTDTAKECDLFIPCTNTLESEDIIYSSMTNPYITYNEKVVNPSEVLMDEYYFFRELAKKMNIIDYPYVDKKEYLNKVIAPLKEFYRDITLEKLKDRYITIHKEIPWEDKEFLTPSKKFEIHYKKDFKVDKEVVKKDVFRFLTNHHRDSLSSQHLMDEEGISKVHINENMANSLGLKNGEKVKLESITGSIEVEVNINNDVSDYVVMMYVGWWEKHGNPNFITSSGISDIGGQITYNESFVTLVKL from the coding sequence ATGAAAAAGCTAAGTCATGGTTGCACTTTAGATTGTGCAGATGCTTGTAAATTTAATATTTATGTTAAAGATAATAAAATTGAAAAGATAGAGGGAGATAAGGAGCATCCTTATACAAAAGGGTTTATATGTAAAAAGGGAATTGCTCATTTAAATAGGTTAACACATAAGGATAGAATAAAAACACCACTTTTAAAAATAGATGGTGAATGGAAGGAAATTTCTTTTGAAGAGGCTATAGGTATAATGGAAGAAATGCTTAGTTATTATAAAAATAAGTATTCTTCAAAATCTATATTTTATTATGAACAATATGGAAGTGGTTCTATCCTTAAGAGCATAGGAGAAGTATTTTTCAACTTTTATGGAGGAGTTACAAAGTCTAAAGGAGGGCCTTGTTGGAGTGCTGGAATAAAGGCGCAAGAAAGAGATTTTGGATACGTTAAAAGCCATTCATTGGAAGATATGATAAATAGTAAGAATATATTTGTTTGGGGGAAAAATCCTGCATATACAACAATACATACAATGCAAATGATAAAAAAAGCACAGAAAAACGGAAGTAAGATAATAGTAATAGATCCTATTTATACAGCTACAGCAAAAATGGCAGATAAATATATAAGGATAAATCCAGGAACAGATGAAGACTTAGCTTTAGCTATTGGAAAGATAATTATAGAAGATAATATTTATGATAAAGACTTTGTAAATTTATATGTTAAGGATTTTAATAATTATAAATCTTATGTAAAATCTTTAGATATAAATAAGTTATGTAATAAATGTGGAGTAAGTATAGATGAAGCTAGAGAGCTTGCTTATTTATATAATAGTAAATACTCTACTATACTATTAGGATATGGAATACAAAAATATAAAAATGGAGGAAGCACAATTAGATTTATAGATGCATTAGGTGCTATAACAGGTCAAATTGGTTTTAGTGGTGGCGGAGTAAACTATGCTAATAAGGTTTATCCAGATGTATTAAATGGAGATCCATATAATAGTAGTGATTATGGAAAAGACAGATTATTTTATGTAAGTGATATAAGTAAATTTATTAATGAAGCTATTAATGGAGAAACTTATTATAAGGACAATATTTATGTAAAAGATATTAAAACAGAAAATTTAAAAAATATATATAAATTGGATATTCCAATAAAAATGGCCATAATAACTAAAAGTAATATGTTAAATCAGTTACCAGATTTAAATAATTTGAAAAATGCATTTTCAAAAATTGAATTTAAAGTATGTTTTGATATGTTTATGACAGATACAGCTAAAGAATGTGATTTGTTTATACCATGTACTAATACTTTAGAAAGTGAAGATATAATATATAGTTCTATGACCAATCCATATATAACATATAATGAAAAGGTTGTAAATCCTAGTGAAGTATTAATGGATGAGTATTATTTCTTTAGAGAATTAGCTAAAAAAATGAATATTATAGATTATCCTTATGTTGATAAAAAAGAATATTTAAATAAAGTAATAGCTCCCCTTAAAGAATTTTATAGGGATATAACTTTAGAAAAATTAAAAGATAGATACATAACAATACATAAAGAAATACCATGGGAGGATAAAGAATTTTTAACTCCTTCTAAGAAGTTTGAAATTCATTATAAAAAAGATTTTAAAGTAGATAAAGAAGTAGTAAAAAAGGATGTCTTTAGATTTTTAACTAATCATCATAGAGACTCTTTATCTAGTCAGCATTTAATGGATGAAGAAGGAATATCTAAGGTACATATAAATGAAAATATGGCTAATAGTCTAGGTTTAAAAAACGGTGAAAAGGTAAAATTAGAATCAATAACAGGGAGTATAGAGGTAGAAGTAAATATTAATAATGATGTTTCAGATTATGTAGTAATGATGTATGTAGGTTGGTGGGAAAAACACGGAAACCCTAACTTTATTACAAGTAGTGGGATATCAGATATAGGGGGACAAATAACATATAATGAGTCTTTTGTAACACTAGTTAAGTTATAA
- a CDS encoding HI0074 family nucleotidyltransferase substrate-binding subunit, which translates to MSGILDKYDESINLTYNYTYRMLIHLKNIKEKYINLNKADDITLEVYRDSIIKKYETLEELTWKLLCKIFKADGLEINSPRGCYKQAFKEGLIEDMIVWNNILLARNSTAHIYDETDYEAIKNDILNNYMDAIENLLKKISTERL; encoded by the coding sequence ATGAGTGGAATTTTAGATAAATACGATGAATCAATTAATTTAACTTATAATTATACTTATAGAATGCTTATACATTTAAAAAATATAAAAGAAAAGTATATTAATTTGAATAAAGCAGATGATATAACACTTGAAGTTTATAGAGACTCTATTATAAAAAAATATGAGACTTTAGAGGAATTAACATGGAAACTTTTATGTAAAATATTTAAAGCAGATGGATTAGAGATAAATAGTCCTAGAGGATGCTATAAACAAGCATTTAAAGAAGGTTTAATAGAAGATATGATTGTTTGGAATAATATTTTACTTGCTAGAAATTCCACAGCGCATATTTATGATGAAACTGATTATGAAGCTATAAAGAATGATATTTTAAATAATTATATGGACGCAATAGAAAATCTTTTAAAGAAAATATCAACGGAGAGATTATAA
- a CDS encoding nucleotidyltransferase domain-containing protein, with protein sequence MFGIEERVYNNLLKYFRESSYIKRVLIFGSRAKGSYKYNSDIDLGILCEKSYRGIIVEEIDEIIGVYSCDIVFLDNMNEEIKLQIDRDGIEIYNG encoded by the coding sequence ATGTTTGGAATAGAAGAAAGGGTATACAATAATTTATTAAAGTATTTTAGAGAAAGTAGTTATATAAAAAGAGTTCTTATATTTGGTTCAAGAGCTAAAGGGAGCTATAAATATAATTCCGATATAGACCTTGGAATTTTGTGTGAAAAAAGCTATAGAGGGATTATTGTAGAAGAAATAGATGAAATTATAGGGGTTTATTCTTGTGATATTGTTTTTCTAGATAATATGAATGAAGAAATAAAGCTCCAGATAGATAGAGATGGAATTGAAATATATAATGGTTAA
- a CDS encoding M42 family metallopeptidase — translation MNLQINKEFVLKTAKELLEFDSPSGFCFDIMKVIEKLSRDFGYEFETTRKGCGIITIKGQSDKEVVGLSAHVDTLGAMVRSITSNGTLKFTLIGCPIPATLDSEYCKIRTRGGKIYTGTFLSTSPAAHVYEDSKDKKRDPKNMEIRIDEIVSTKEEVKLLGIESGDFIFIDPKTTITESGFIKSRFIDDKGSVAALMGLLELFNRGNIVPKFKTKILISTYEEVGHGASYIPQDITEMISVDMGCIGEDLNCTEYDVSICAKDSGGPYDYNMVTKLVNLSQENNLKYAVDIYPMYGSDVGAALRGGNNIRGALIGPGVHASHGMERTHYTALENTIKLLYLYLTK, via the coding sequence ATGAACTTACAAATTAATAAAGAATTTGTATTAAAAACAGCTAAAGAACTTTTAGAGTTTGATAGTCCAAGTGGATTTTGCTTTGACATTATGAAGGTAATTGAAAAGCTATCTAGGGATTTTGGATATGAATTTGAAACAACTAGAAAAGGTTGTGGAATTATAACTATAAAAGGACAAAGTGATAAGGAAGTAGTAGGATTATCAGCTCATGTTGATACATTAGGAGCTATGGTTAGATCAATTACATCTAATGGAACATTAAAGTTTACTTTAATTGGATGTCCTATACCAGCAACATTAGATAGTGAATATTGCAAAATAAGAACAAGAGGTGGAAAAATATATACAGGAACATTTTTAAGCACTAGTCCAGCGGCCCATGTTTATGAGGATAGTAAAGATAAAAAACGAGATCCTAAAAATATGGAAATAAGAATTGATGAAATTGTCTCTACTAAAGAAGAGGTTAAATTATTAGGAATAGAATCTGGAGATTTTATATTTATAGATCCTAAAACAACTATTACAGAAAGCGGATTTATTAAATCAAGGTTTATAGATGATAAGGGAAGTGTAGCAGCTCTAATGGGACTTCTAGAATTATTTAATAGAGGAAATATAGTTCCAAAGTTTAAGACTAAAATCCTTATATCTACTTATGAAGAAGTAGGGCATGGAGCTTCATATATTCCACAGGATATAACAGAAATGATTTCAGTTGATATGGGATGTATAGGTGAAGATTTAAATTGTACAGAATATGATGTTTCAATTTGTGCTAAGGATTCAGGTGGTCCATATGATTATAATATGGTAACGAAGTTAGTTAACTTATCACAAGAAAATAATTTAAAATATGCAGTAGATATTTATCCTATGTATGGTTCAGATGTTGGAGCTGCATTACGTGGTGGAAATAATATTAGAGGAGCCTTAATTGGACCTGGAGTTCATGCATCTCATGGTATGGAAAGAACTCATTATACAGCACTTGAGAATACTATCAAATTATTATATTTATATTTAACAAAATAG